The genomic interval aacctggtGGGTACACCCTAGACGGGTCACCACCAGCCTGTTGCAGAGTCACACAATCACGCATCCATACAGACACACCTAGCATCAATTTAGAGTAGGGattgttaaattaaatcaaaacaaaatacatttaaaggaacaaaacatatttcttgGAACTCACCAGAAAATATGAATCAAAGCATGGCTTCTCAGGTCTAATTTTCTTGTACTGGTCCCTGTGGAGATGCAGATCCTCACTCCGTTTTCTTTCTTAGTGCACTGACCCTGGATCACAGTGACACTGGAGTTTATCAGTCACACAGTCTCCTGTTATCCACTGATAGATGTCGATGCACTGAAGCAAGAGGTGTAGAGTTACTACTTCATTGTCCCCTGGGTTTATTAAACATGTATGACAGCAGCGTTCAggagaagaaaaagcaaaaccagGTGACAATGTATCCTGACTTTATTGATGTGTTACAAATGAAATTGTcaggaatttttttaaaaaacattttcatgcgTTTTTGCACACTCACTGGACACTATTAgatacacctgtccaactgctcgttaacgcgcatttctaatcagccaatcacatggcagcaactcattTGGGAATGTAGACATAATCAAattgagcatcagaatgggaaGAAATGAGATTGAAGTGACgttgagtatttcagaaactgctgatctactgagattttcacACATAACCTCACATAATCTCTTAGGTCtatagagaatggtcagaaaaagagaaacatacTAGCAACATGTACCTAATAGAGTTGCCGCAACGTgttgattaataaaatattagacAATATAGGAAACTATCAATAAAAAACCATAAGAGCAATtgcaaattttgtattttactgaCAAAAAGGTGTATTAGTACAGTTCAATTTACAGCGACAAGAGTGAAAAAAATGCGTCTATTCTTCTTTgatagattattattattattcattatttttattttattttatttatttgtttatgtatttttagaaaaatgcataatttgtTCCtgtaagatttattttaacatttcagaattagttttttttttttttacatgcgtatttagaaaaaaagagaaaactttatttataaattaacaTGCAACACAAGTGTGAATGCCAAAGGGAATCATGGGAGGAAGAAACATCGCTTTCCGCTgtgctataaaataaaataaaataaaataaaataaaataaaataaaataaaaataaaataaaataaaataaaataaaataaaataaaataaaataaaataaaataaaataaaataaaataaaataaaataaaataaataactcgAGGCAGCGAATAGATTGAATCGATTGAGTTGGTCTTTCCGCATCGATGCTTCTGGGATCTGCTAGTTAAGCTCCGCTGTTGCTGGAcgattgttgtcatttttgtgtggTTAGCCTTCAACGTAGCCCAAATGTTTCCCTTCGACAAACTTTGATCAGCAGGTGAGTCTCATTTGACATCTCTTGTTTTCTATTTAACCGAAACTAACTCGTCAGCTGGTGAGATGACACTGCTAGTTTGTGAGCCAAAACGCCGCTTGTCGCGAGAATTTAGCCTCTTAGCTAAAAGTTGAAACAAATGTCAGCTAGCAGCTAGTTAGCTCGTTAACAAGTTAGCCGGTTTAACTCGCTAGATAGATATATTCGTTTGTTTTAGCTGCGAAGAAACGACGTAATTTCGATTAAAAACGAACTAAAAGGCATATTTTCCGAGTAGTTAATGTTGACACAGACGATAACCGAGTTTACTGTTGGTGTAAACAGGATACAGCACTGAactaaacaagtaaaaaataacaaatttaggTTATTTCAACAGAACATGTAGTGCTACAAAGCTATGAAAAGAGATGTTAATCTCTACTTGGAGCTATTAGTGTTTTTGTAGTTGCATAATATTAAAAGGGGGAAAACTTACttaaaagttcatatttttttaaagagttttgtgtttttatttagctaaagaggtaactttttttccaagtagTACTAGAAATTAACTTCCAGAATCTAAAGTTTATCCAAAACCTGATTAAAACATACACTTGTGTATTACAaatgggttttgtttttctgctgtttttttaatttggaaattagttttatttttttggaacatttattgaaaaaaatgtctataagAGGGGTTCTTTTGTTGGATTTAATGGCCCAAAAAGCTGCAAGGAATGTTAGCATCATATGGTTAGTAAGTGCTCTAAATTGTTTCATTATAGAATGAAAgcatttgcagatttttaatgctaaaaaaacagctatgtagatcagtttcttacagactaAAACTCAGCAAGAGCTGCAAAATCCCACTCTAttgtcaaagaaaataaactttatgtttttgtgggcCCAAAgtattcatttataaatgtagcttttttattattaacaataTAGTGTTATAGTTTTCCTATATATAgctatttaaattaattttactattgacagcagcacataaatgtacctttcaaaataaaatacaccctgtgtcaaataagatcatTTTGCTGCAGCaaatttacttgaattaaattCAAGATCTTCTATCATTATGACTTTGGTGCTCCTTCAtcccttttctccttttactgttgaatataaacatgacaacattagggagcctcaggttgcagatgcctggggcccgtttcaagaagcaggttttgttggaactctgagttcgtgaacNNNNNNNNNNNNNNNNNNNNNNNNNNNNNNNNNNNNNNNNNNNNNNNNNNNNNNNNNNNNNNNNNNNNNNCTTTACTGTGTGATCATAAATCTTTTtacttattaattatttttgttagtttgggTTTCACTTACAGTACTTAAAAATTGTGTGTGTTGAAGTGTTTAtaggtatttattttaatggggAAACCCTGTAAAAGGAGGAAAGATAATGATTTATAGGGAGAGATAGACAATTAAATtactggttttatttaaaattaaaatctatttaGTTGTAAAGACATCTGCATAGGcaaaatttgttctctgcatgtTCTCAGCTGCAGATGCTGGTGCTAGTGCCCCATTTTCAGAGTCTTTGGAATGACTTGACTGTAGGTTTGAAATTatgaccttccagtcttagGGCTGGTTTGTTTAAAATCATTACAGGAGTACAAAGGAAATACTTTGTTCTGTTgcaataaaaccattttttttcttcaagcatggcttttttttagttaaataaatttGAGATTATTATTTCTGAGTGTGGAGAAAGCAGCTATAAATGCAGGTCAATTCTTAAACAGACAAAGTTTAAGATGGAGACACTTATTACTGCAGCAGAGCTTTGGGAAAAGTGAGTGTGTTCTTGTGACTCAGAGAAAACAGCCATGAAGTACTTGTGTTTTGCAGGATGTTAGGATGGAGGGTTCTCGACTTCTGCCCGACAGCTTGGTGTTGGAGATCTTCTTGCGTCTGCCTCACAATGCTGTGCTGAGAGCCGGTCTGACCTGCAGACAGTGGCAGGCCGTCTCCAGAGATGAGTTCCTGTGGAAGGAGCTGTTCTACAACTATTACCGTATACCACGATCGGTACCTCGACACCCCTGTAAATACCTCTTCTGTTTTTCTAGGAATTAACTCaaatttttgtacattttttttcctcaaaggcTCACTGTTTTAGTAACTCTGATTGTGTGTGCAGCGGCTTTCTCGTGGTACAAGGAGTTCAAGCGTCTCTTTGACTGTATCCCCTGTGTGGAAGTTCAGACGCTCAGAGAGCACAGCGACCAGGTCCTACACTTAGCTTTTTCGCATCGAGGTCACCGGTTCTCCTCCTGTTCCAAAGACTGCACAGTTAAGGTAGGAAACAGCtgtttatgtctatttttttctcttaaagtgaGCAGTGACTGTGCTCTATACTAAAAAACAGTAACAAAAGTGTTATACTTTacaatgaaaaacacattttgcaacTTTTAGTTTCCggaaaatatcatttaaattaaattctggTCATTTTCCACGTCGTTGAACCTGTATTCTTGCAGCTGTGGGACACGGAGAGGCCAGATGGAGTTATTTCACTGGTACACAGCTCAAGCATGCGCCAATTCAACTGGGGCTACACCCAATTCTCCCAGTTTAACGCTGACGACAGCCTGCTGTTGGTGTCTGGAGTCTACCTGGGCCCACACCACTCATCATCAGGGGAAATCGCCGTCATTAGCATGGGTAAgaggaaaaaagcattttttctggtagattaatttaaagtttcacaTTAAGTTGTCATGTTTTTCACCACAATGTTTTTCGAGATtccaattaaaatagttttttttaacatgttcttatggtatttttctgaatgatggaggacatataaaaagaaacttaagctcaaaatagtatttctgggtattttttttaattttcgtgaatcaggagcagatgaaaaaatgccatttaaaaaagagcttatttgtaatgtagaaaataaaccGGACGGGCCACAAACTCTCTAGTCTCCTCCGCACAAGGGGAGGGAAAGGGGGCAGTTTGATCCACGCCATAGCGTCTTGGCCAGAACTCGgagtcaaatttctaataaactccaactgctctggagaaactatgttctagaaaatgacagctcttttcattttggctaaaaattacataatcataattaaaagaccacagggaacactttttaaaacatctcCAAAAAggattgggtctttaagcaaatataacaaacaatttaaatttagatttagtAGGATTAAGTGGATAGCAAACTGTAGAACTATGAGATTTTCTGCTCATCTGTTTAATTTCAATACAGAAAACTACACACTGTTGTCGCGGGTTAGAAACAAGCCGTACGACGTGTTTGGCTGCTGGTTAAATGAGACTCACCTGATCTCTGGAAACTTGCACTGGATCGGCAACATGACATCCTGCTCGGTTCTCTGGCTCAACAAAGCCTTCCAGGTGAGACAGAACCAGAATTTTCTCATAGTATTCTTTCAAATCCAaactacaaatatatatatttttcctttaggaCATCGAATCGGAAAACGTCAATGTGGTCAAGCGCCTCTTCAAGATCCAAAACGTCAACGCCAGCACCATCCGTACGGTGATGGTGGCCCACTGCCATCGCCATGACAACCCAGACCTGCTGCTGGACTATGAGGCTCAGTCTCAGGCCAGGAGGCAGAAGGGGGAGCAGCAGCCTCAGCACCAGCCGCTCCTCTTTGACCTGGGAGCCTCTGGCAGtgaagaggagctggaggaaggggaggaggaggaagagtttCATCAGGACTCTAGAGGTCACAGCTTCTCAGCCCGTCGTCCCCAGTCCTCTATCTCAAGCCTGGATCATGTTATTCATGTaagataaatgtttaattaagctatttttttcattaaatcttGACTTGGAAACccatttttacttgtttttctttcagagttgtaaaaatgtgagaaGCAGTGATCGGGAACTCGAGTCTAAGGTGGCTCAGATGATGGGACGAGTCCACACAAAGGCCCCTGAGTCCAGCATCATCCAGTCCGCAGAGTCTGGGGAGGAAGAAGATAAAACATACTTACTCTTTACCACTGGCAGCCTTACATACTCTCCTCACCAGATCGGTAAGATGTCAAATACGCTGGAGCACAAGCAGGTTTAGATACATCTTAGCTTGACTCTCATGCAAGTTTTTTACTTCTTATCTTGTAGGCATTAAGAGAATCAAACCAGACCAGATGACAACTTCTGGTCCTGTTCTTGGGGAAGAGCGAAGCTCCGAGTTTTTTGATTCCCTGGACCATGTTATTGATATCCACGGCCACATCATTGGTATGGGATTATCACCTGACCACAGGTAAAGATATTAAAATGAATCCTCAAGCACTGAGCTACACCCTAAAGCTTTTGAAAGAAAACGGCAAATACTTCTGCCGCCGCTCAGGTACCTCTACGTGAACAGCCGGGCGTGGCCAGCGGGGTGCGTCATCTCTGACCCCATGTCACCACCTCCCATCGCAGAAGAAATCGACCTCCACGTCATTGACCTGAAGAGC from Oryzias melastigma strain HK-1 linkage group LG12, ASM292280v2, whole genome shotgun sequence carries:
- the fbxw5 gene encoding F-box/WD repeat-containing protein 5, with the translated sequence MEGSRLLPDSLVLEIFLRLPHNAVLRAGLTCRQWQAVSRDEFLWKELFYNYYRIPRSVPRHPSAFSWYKEFKRLFDCIPCVEVQTLREHSDQVLHLAFSHRGHRFSSCSKDCTVKLWDTERPDGVISLVHSSSMRQFNWGYTQFSQFNADDSLLLVSGVYLGPHHSSSGEIAVISMENYTLLSRVRNKPYDVFGCWLNETHLISGNLHWIGNMTSCSVLWLNKAFQDIESENVNVVKRLFKIQNVNASTIRTVMVAHCHRHDNPDLLLDYEAQSQARRQKGEQQPQHQPLLFDLGASGSEEELEEGEEEEEFHQDSRGHSFSARRPQSSISSLDHVIHSCKNVRSSDRELESKVAQMMGRVHTKAPESSIIQSAESGEEEDKTYLLFTTGSLTYSPHQIGIKRIKPDQMTTSGPVLGEERSSEFFDSLDHVIDIHGHIIGMGLSPDHRYLYVNSRAWPAGCVISDPMSPPPIAEEIDLHVIDLKSLREERRSLRAHRAFTPNDECFFIFLDVSRDFVASGAEDKHGYIWDRHYNICLARLAHDDVVNSVAFSPADQELLLSASDDSTIKVWRSPRMVRLAQASPRKLRHRSLLPSWLTRTRNSTAAGSVNGKP